The following proteins are encoded in a genomic region of Deltaproteobacteria bacterium:
- a CDS encoding prepilin-type N-terminal cleavage/methylation domain-containing protein yields MNRLVSGRRRREKGFTLIELVLVIAILGILAVAALPSFINIVGNAETSARDGVVGAVRAGIANQRALNVAQGGAGNPPATLDPAGNAACGTANRCFTGVLQQGVEDGRWAKNGLAYTYTPTGGGAAVTFTYTAATGTFQ; encoded by the coding sequence ATGAATAGACTTGTCTCAGGGCGTAGGCGACGTGAGAAGGGGTTTACGCTGATTGAGTTAGTCCTGGTGATCGCTATCCTCGGGATCTTGGCGGTAGCGGCCCTTCCCTCGTTCATCAATATCGTAGGGAATGCCGAGACCTCAGCCCGGGACGGTGTTGTGGGTGCGGTCAGGGCGGGGATTGCCAATCAACGGGCGCTGAACGTGGCCCAGGGTGGTGCGGGAAACCCCCCGGCGACACTTGATCCAGCCGGTAATGCCGCCTGTGGTACGGCAAACCGTTGTTTCACCGGCGTCCTGCAGCAGGGGGTTGAGGATGGGCGGTGGGCCAAGAATGGGCTCGCCTACACCTATACCCCAACAGGGGGCGGTGCGGCCGTTACCTTCACCTACACCGCGGCGACAGGGACCTTCCAGTAA
- a CDS encoding type II secretion system F family protein: protein MTVSDFTYRARDPRGLLIVGQAKAESREELESKLASQGLIPIQVRKRSLRLPLGDLPFRFEKAKLWDLIWNLIYRVSLEELIVFTRQLQMLVKVGMGMEEIFGILIGQTKNKKLKAALSQIQTDVQAGSSLSKALSRHPRVFNEVYVNMIMAGEEAGLLDKVLLDLTTLLMKENEIRSGVKSALLYPKIVFGALVLAIVVLMIAVVPRFAQFYATYKAELPLVTRLLIGASNFVTEYWALALLITGVGLFLFYRYKRTAKGRLTLDRLRLKLPIFGPLHLKIASSRFGHIFAALYRSGLSVTRALEVVGGTLDNHLISREILNLKSEIAIGKTLSEAMKKSPYFSTIFIETTAVGEKAGALDEMLEGLSAHDDIEIAYTIKNLTTLLEPMMLVFIFGAVAFLALSIFLPIWNLSSVVLPH, encoded by the coding sequence GTGACCGTCTCTGATTTTACCTATCGGGCGAGAGACCCTCGCGGCCTCCTGATCGTTGGGCAGGCCAAGGCCGAGAGCCGGGAGGAACTGGAATCAAAACTGGCCTCCCAGGGGCTGATCCCGATCCAGGTCAGGAAGAGGAGTCTGAGGTTACCCTTGGGTGATTTACCCTTCCGCTTTGAAAAAGCCAAATTGTGGGATCTGATCTGGAACCTGATTTATCGTGTCAGCCTTGAAGAGTTGATTGTCTTTACCCGGCAACTCCAGATGCTGGTCAAGGTCGGGATGGGGATGGAGGAGATTTTTGGGATTCTGATCGGCCAGACAAAAAACAAAAAGCTGAAAGCCGCCCTTTCCCAGATCCAGACCGATGTCCAGGCCGGGTCATCTCTCTCCAAGGCATTGTCCAGACACCCAAGGGTCTTCAATGAGGTTTATGTCAACATGATCATGGCCGGTGAGGAGGCGGGACTTCTGGATAAAGTCCTGCTGGATCTCACGACCTTGCTGATGAAAGAAAATGAAATCCGGTCGGGGGTCAAATCGGCGCTCCTTTACCCGAAGATCGTTTTTGGGGCGTTGGTGCTGGCTATTGTGGTCTTGATGATAGCCGTTGTCCCCAGGTTTGCCCAATTCTATGCGACCTACAAGGCAGAACTCCCACTGGTGACCCGTTTGTTGATCGGGGCCAGCAACTTTGTCACCGAATACTGGGCCCTGGCACTTCTCATCACCGGTGTCGGCCTTTTCCTCTTTTATCGTTATAAAAGGACGGCCAAGGGACGACTCACCCTCGACCGTCTCCGGCTCAAACTGCCGATTTTCGGCCCCCTGCACCTGAAGATTGCCAGCTCCCGCTTTGGTCATATCTTTGCGGCCCTCTACCGGAGCGGTCTCTCAGTCACAAGGGCCCTGGAAGTAGTCGGGGGGACCCTGGATAACCACCTCATCTCGAGAGAGATCCTCAACCTGAAGAGTGAGATCGCCATCGGAAAGACCCTCTCCGAGGCGATGAAAAAATCCCCTTATTTTTCAACAATTTTTATTGAGACCACCGCCGTCGGTGAAAAGGCAGGGGCCTTGGATGAGATGCTGGAGGGGTTGTCAGCCCACGATGATATAGAAATAGCCTATACAATCAAGAACTTAACAACTCTTTTGGAGCCGATGATGCTGGTCTTTATCTTTGGGGCGGTCGCCTTTCTGGCCCTCTCCATCTTCCTCCCGATCTGGAACCTCTCGTCAGTAGTCCTCCCGCATTAA
- a CDS encoding type II/IV secretion system protein — protein MQTEPSYKMLDGMGGDLVVAGLVTPEQLAVAKVSQEDLGVDLAQILIQKKFVTEEQILQFLSQALHIPFVSLAETTIYPETVKRVPLALAKRYTVFPLRQDGEKIVVAMANPLELAALDDLKAVLHAEVDPVLSSRGEILEAIDHYYSSDWRREASEKGDSPKGVSHNGVSPKGDSPKGVSHNGVPPKGLSDLEVIGIGDDEGMTGLSEKLQEIASGPKIVASVNQMISRAYSERASDIHIEPVQDSLRVRYRIDGFLEEKQVLPRPMHLPIISRIKIMAGLDIAERRIPQDGRIRISLLGNRLDLRVSTYPTTKGEKVAIRLLSKENLITIEDLGFSEKDRKLFSELVAKSYGLFLVTGPTGSGKSTTLYGGLLRINSPEKNIVSIEDPVESEIPGVNQAQVNPKAGITFATALRAILRQDPNVVMIGEIRDAETADIAVRAAMTGHMVLSTLHTNTASGALSRLLDLGVESFLLSSALVGILNQRLVRRICTHCREEVSIDKTRLGPWVKLVKTAFRGQGCSHCRMTGYKGRVGLFELAPINDVIRDLIYRKASDTEVRDQLRKMGVKDIREDGFEKVNAGMTTLEEVLRVTEEVV, from the coding sequence GCAGTTGGCCGTTGCCAAGGTCAGTCAGGAAGACCTGGGGGTCGATTTGGCCCAGATCCTTATCCAAAAAAAATTCGTTACCGAAGAACAGATCCTCCAATTTCTCAGCCAGGCACTCCATATCCCCTTTGTCTCTCTCGCGGAGACAACAATTTATCCGGAGACGGTCAAGAGGGTCCCGCTCGCCTTGGCCAAACGTTATACCGTTTTCCCCCTCCGTCAGGATGGGGAGAAAATTGTTGTGGCGATGGCCAATCCTTTGGAACTGGCCGCCTTGGATGACCTGAAGGCGGTTCTCCATGCGGAGGTTGACCCTGTTCTCTCTTCCAGGGGGGAAATCCTGGAGGCGATAGACCACTACTACTCCAGCGACTGGCGGCGGGAGGCCTCTGAAAAAGGCGATTCGCCCAAGGGTGTGTCACACAATGGTGTGTCACCCAAGGGCGATTCGCCCAAGGGTGTGTCACACAATGGTGTGCCACCCAAGGGATTGTCGGATCTGGAGGTCATCGGGATTGGAGATGATGAGGGGATGACCGGTCTCTCTGAAAAATTACAGGAGATCGCCTCCGGGCCAAAAATTGTGGCCTCTGTCAACCAGATGATCAGTCGTGCCTATTCCGAACGGGCGAGCGATATTCATATCGAACCGGTACAGGATTCGCTCCGGGTCCGTTACCGGATTGACGGTTTTCTGGAAGAGAAACAAGTCCTGCCCCGTCCGATGCATCTCCCGATTATTTCACGAATCAAGATCATGGCCGGCCTTGATATCGCCGAAAGGAGGATCCCCCAGGATGGCCGGATCCGCATCAGTCTCCTGGGGAACAGACTGGACTTAAGGGTCTCCACCTACCCGACAACCAAAGGGGAAAAGGTGGCGATCCGGCTCCTCTCCAAGGAGAATCTGATCACCATTGAGGACCTCGGTTTTAGCGAGAAGGACCGGAAACTTTTTTCGGAACTGGTCGCCAAGAGTTATGGGCTTTTTCTGGTCACAGGGCCAACAGGATCCGGCAAGTCGACGACCCTCTATGGGGGTCTCTTGCGAATCAATTCCCCGGAAAAAAATATCGTTTCCATTGAGGACCCTGTGGAAAGCGAGATTCCGGGGGTCAATCAAGCCCAGGTCAACCCGAAGGCGGGGATCACCTTTGCCACCGCCCTCAGGGCTATTTTGCGTCAGGATCCGAACGTGGTGATGATCGGAGAGATTCGTGACGCCGAAACAGCGGACATTGCGGTGAGAGCCGCGATGACAGGGCATATGGTCCTCTCGACACTCCATACCAATACGGCGTCGGGGGCCTTGTCGCGGCTTCTGGATCTGGGGGTCGAATCCTTCCTCCTCTCTTCGGCCCTTGTCGGTATCCTGAATCAACGGCTGGTCCGGAGAATCTGCACCCATTGTCGTGAAGAGGTTTCAATAGACAAAACCCGTTTAGGCCCCTGGGTCAAGCTTGTGAAAACAGCGTTTCGGGGGCAGGGGTGTTCCCATTGCCGGATGACCGGTTACAAGGGGAGGGTTGGCCTCTTCGAACTGGCACCGATCAATGATGTTATCAGAGACCTCATTTATCGCAAGGCCTCCGATACGGAAGTCAGGGACCAACTCCGCAAGATGGGGGTGAAGGATATCCGCGAGGATGGCTTTGAAAAGGTCAATGCGGGGATGACAACCCTTGAGGAGGTTTTGAGGGTCACCGAGGAGGTGGTGTGA